The Campylobacter concisus genome has a window encoding:
- a CDS encoding TAXI family TRAP transporter solute-binding subunit: MKTTSLALAGLLLATTLSAKEFISIGTGGMTGTYYPIGGAICRLANKNTDVKCSVQSTGGSVYNVNNVLKKELTFGFVQSDVVYDKYNGTGKFDGAKDENLRSVVAIYPELLAFVVAKDSGLTSDLSSFAGKKYNVGNPGSGNEVSTLEVFKAKGFDVSKLGYRGVLTVGECPHALKDKKIDGYSFVVGHPTANITDAATSLPIDILNIEGSEIDNLLKEKPYFAKGVIPKGSYDGVDHDVNTIGVKAVLVTSKDTKDEAVKAVIKAILDNFDEYKTLHPALKSVKKEDLVQGLSAPLHPAAEAAFKEAGILK, from the coding sequence ATGAAAACTACTTCTTTGGCACTTGCTGGATTGCTTTTGGCAACAACACTTTCAGCAAAAGAATTTATCAGTATCGGCACTGGTGGCATGACAGGTACATACTATCCGATAGGTGGAGCGATCTGCCGCTTAGCAAATAAAAATACAGACGTAAAATGCTCTGTTCAATCAACTGGCGGCTCAGTTTATAACGTAAATAACGTCCTTAAAAAAGAGCTTACATTTGGCTTTGTTCAAAGTGACGTCGTCTATGATAAGTATAACGGCACTGGCAAATTTGACGGAGCAAAAGATGAAAATTTACGCTCAGTAGTTGCGATCTATCCAGAGCTTCTTGCATTTGTAGTAGCAAAAGATAGCGGTCTAACAAGCGATCTCTCTTCATTTGCAGGTAAAAAATACAACGTCGGCAACCCAGGCAGCGGTAACGAAGTGAGCACACTTGAGGTCTTTAAAGCAAAGGGCTTTGACGTTTCAAAACTAGGATACCGTGGTGTTTTAACAGTTGGCGAATGCCCACACGCACTAAAAGATAAAAAGATAGATGGATATAGTTTTGTCGTTGGTCACCCAACTGCAAACATCACTGATGCAGCGACATCTTTACCGATCGATATCTTAAACATCGAAGGTAGCGAGATTGATAATCTTCTTAAAGAAAAACCATACTTTGCAAAAGGCGTGATCCCAAAAGGCTCTTATGACGGCGTCGATCACGATGTAAATACTATCGGTGTAAAAGCTGTTTTAGTAACTAGCAAAGATACAAAAGATGAGGCTGTAAAAGCTGTGATAAAAGCTATCTTAGATAACTTTGATGAGTATAAAACTCTTCACCCAGCACTAAAATCAGTTAAAAAAGAGGATCTTGTTCAAGGTCTTTCAGCTCCACTTCACCCAGCTGCAGAGGCTGCGTTTAAAGAGGCTGGTATCTTAAAATAA